A DNA window from Christiangramia salexigens contains the following coding sequences:
- a CDS encoding ribonuclease HII yields the protein MLKTYNLNLSVAGTDEAGRGCLAGPVTAAAIILPAGFKHEILNDSKKLNIKTRDSLRAYLEKEAVCFGVAHVFMEEIDKINILNASILAMHRAIEKLNHKPEHIIVDGNRFKPFAGIPHECIIKGDGKFLSIAAASILAKTYRDEYMYKIHEEFPEFNWAKNKGYPTKEHRKAISEHGPTPYHRKSFKLLPDQLSIDF from the coding sequence ATGCTGAAAACCTATAATTTGAACCTAAGTGTGGCGGGAACCGATGAAGCCGGAAGAGGCTGCCTTGCAGGACCGGTAACGGCTGCGGCTATAATTTTACCTGCCGGATTTAAGCACGAAATCCTTAATGACTCCAAAAAACTGAACATCAAAACCAGAGATTCTCTTAGAGCATATCTGGAGAAGGAAGCTGTCTGTTTTGGCGTGGCTCACGTATTTATGGAGGAGATAGACAAGATAAATATTTTGAACGCCTCTATTCTCGCCATGCACAGGGCTATAGAAAAACTGAATCACAAACCTGAACACATCATCGTAGATGGCAACCGGTTTAAACCATTCGCAGGGATCCCACATGAGTGTATAATCAAGGGTGATGGTAAATTCCTAAGTATTGCAGCTGCTTCGATCTTAGCGAAAACCTATAGAGATGAGTATATGTATAAAATACACGAAGAGTTTCCGGAATTCAACTGGGCTAAGAATAAAGGCTATCCTACCAAAGAACACAGGAAAGCTATCAGCGAACATGGGCCTACGCCCTATCACCGAAAAAGTTTTAAACTACTCCCCGACCAATTAAGCATAGACTTCTAA
- a CDS encoding YqaE/Pmp3 family membrane protein produces the protein MSIWRVILSVLFPPLAVYDKGCGSVLIVLILTLLGWIPGVIAALIILNNPKN, from the coding sequence ATGAGTATCTGGAGGGTTATTTTATCTGTGCTTTTTCCACCCCTGGCGGTATATGATAAAGGTTGTGGGTCTGTGCTTATCGTTTTGATCTTAACCCTGCTTGGCTGGATCCCCGGTGTGATCGCTGCGCTTATTATTTTAAATAATCCGAAAAACTAG
- a CDS encoding putative porin: MRIILFCFMLLIAAPVWSQVPPQAQLKAGMKKKDSIKPTVDLYKIISHENDTTHVDTSLTILDDYKFNILRKDNFELLPFSNTGQTYNSLSYKKDYEESFPEFGARARHYTFIDVEDIEYYHVPTPLTDLYFKTVPEQGQQLDALFTVNTSKNFNMSIAYKGVRALGKYQHILTSSGNLRMTFNYLSDNERYSAKGHFVSQDLLNEENGGLTDQALQQYINKEPEFEDRSVLEVNFENAESVLFGKRFFLDHEFVLTKPSDSLNRISLGHTFDHSYKKFVFRQNAAVNSIFGESFESTNLQDETRLTKMLNEVALNYSNNILGELSFKAGMTNFDYGYNSVYIKPGDTIGSSLEGEVLHVGGAFKKRLGGFEVEADARLNLSDEFSGNYFAASASYSLNEDNQLRFGIDQNSSAPNFNFLLYQSDYIEYNWQNDFENESAQRLYADLKSKKLVNIYGGLSQIQNYTYFSLNEEGVVKPFQSADPVRYLKIKAEKEFDFGLFGSYNTVMYQNVLEGVGVLNLPEFVTRNSIYYKDYWFDKALYLQTGFTLKYISNYQMDAYDPVLAEFYVQNVQELGGYPLVDFFFNAKVDQARIFFKLEHIDDLLDGNNKFSAPGYPYTDFLVRFGLVWNFFM; this comes from the coding sequence ATGAGAATTATACTTTTCTGTTTTATGTTATTGATTGCTGCTCCCGTATGGAGTCAGGTTCCGCCTCAGGCACAACTTAAGGCAGGGATGAAGAAAAAGGATAGCATTAAACCTACAGTAGACCTATATAAGATCATAAGTCATGAAAATGACACCACTCATGTGGATACCTCTCTTACTATTTTGGACGATTATAAGTTCAACATCTTAAGGAAAGATAATTTTGAGCTGTTACCTTTTTCCAATACGGGGCAAACCTATAATAGTCTGAGTTATAAAAAGGATTATGAAGAAAGCTTTCCGGAATTCGGCGCCAGAGCCAGGCACTATACTTTTATTGATGTGGAGGATATAGAATACTATCATGTGCCAACTCCATTAACAGATCTTTATTTTAAGACCGTGCCCGAGCAGGGTCAGCAGCTGGATGCCTTGTTTACTGTGAACACTTCAAAAAACTTTAATATGTCCATAGCCTATAAAGGTGTGAGAGCCTTGGGTAAATATCAGCACATATTAACCAGTAGTGGTAACCTTAGGATGACTTTCAATTATCTTTCAGATAATGAAAGGTATTCCGCAAAGGGTCACTTTGTTTCACAGGATTTGCTGAATGAAGAAAATGGTGGGCTTACAGATCAGGCGCTTCAGCAATATATCAATAAGGAGCCTGAATTTGAAGACAGATCGGTATTAGAGGTTAATTTTGAAAATGCCGAAAGTGTTTTATTCGGTAAGAGGTTTTTTTTAGATCATGAATTCGTTTTGACGAAGCCATCAGACTCCTTGAACAGGATTAGCCTTGGACATACTTTTGATCATAGCTATAAGAAATTCGTTTTTCGCCAGAATGCTGCCGTAAACTCCATATTTGGAGAATCTTTTGAATCTACCAACTTGCAGGACGAAACCCGGCTCACAAAAATGCTAAATGAAGTGGCCTTGAATTACTCCAATAATATTCTCGGGGAACTTTCATTTAAGGCGGGTATGACCAATTTTGATTATGGATATAATTCGGTTTATATAAAACCCGGCGATACTATAGGGAGCAGCTTAGAAGGAGAAGTTTTGCATGTAGGTGGTGCTTTTAAGAAAAGACTTGGCGGTTTTGAAGTAGAAGCAGATGCAAGATTAAATTTATCTGATGAATTTTCCGGAAATTATTTTGCCGCTTCAGCATCCTATAGTCTGAATGAAGACAATCAACTTCGATTTGGAATTGATCAGAACAGCAGCGCCCCTAATTTTAATTTCCTTTTGTATCAGAGCGATTATATAGAATATAACTGGCAGAACGATTTTGAAAATGAAAGCGCGCAACGTTTGTATGCAGATCTAAAGTCTAAAAAGCTTGTCAATATATATGGAGGGCTTTCCCAAATTCAGAACTATACTTATTTTTCGCTTAATGAAGAGGGGGTAGTTAAGCCATTTCAATCGGCAGATCCTGTTAGGTATCTAAAGATAAAAGCAGAGAAAGAGTTCGATTTTGGTTTGTTTGGTTCTTATAATACTGTAATGTATCAAAATGTGCTGGAAGGAGTGGGCGTATTAAATCTTCCGGAATTCGTTACGCGGAATTCTATATATTATAAAGATTACTGGTTTGATAAAGCCTTATATCTTCAAACAGGATTTACCCTGAAATATATTAGCAATTATCAGATGGATGCTTATGATCCGGTTTTGGCTGAATTTTATGTTCAGAATGTCCAGGAGCTGGGTGGGTATCCTTTGGTGGACTTCTTTTTTAATGCAAAAGTGGACCAGGCAAGGATATTTTTTAAGCTGGAGCATATAGATGATCTGCTTGATGGGAATAATAAATTCTCCGCTCCGGGCTATCCCTACACAGATTTTCTGGTAAGATTTGGTCTGGTTTGGAACTTTTTCATGTAA
- the lipB gene encoding lipoyl(octanoyl) transferase LipB: protein MNKAVEVKYLGIKDYKETWDYQESLFKKTLELKIRNRREEQNIPTQNYFLFVEHPHVYTLGKSGDLENLLISEKELKEKNATFYKINRGGDITYHGPGQIVGYPILDLDNFFTDIHKYLRLLEETVILTLAEYGLKSERSPGETGVWLDVGTPFARKICAMGVRASRWVTMHGFALNVNADLGFFDNIIPCGIKGKAVTSLNVELGKKEVNVEEVQEKLLKHFMELFEAEEAS, encoded by the coding sequence ATGAACAAAGCAGTTGAGGTAAAGTATCTCGGAATAAAGGATTATAAGGAAACTTGGGATTATCAGGAATCTCTCTTCAAAAAAACGCTTGAGCTTAAGATCAGGAACCGAAGAGAAGAACAGAATATACCAACTCAAAACTATTTTCTGTTTGTGGAACATCCTCATGTCTACACTCTGGGAAAAAGCGGGGATCTTGAAAACTTACTTATTTCTGAAAAGGAATTAAAAGAGAAGAACGCTACCTTCTATAAGATAAACAGGGGAGGAGATATTACCTACCATGGCCCGGGACAGATCGTGGGTTATCCAATCCTGGATCTGGACAATTTCTTTACCGATATTCATAAATATCTTAGGTTGCTGGAGGAAACGGTTATCTTAACCCTTGCGGAATATGGATTGAAATCTGAACGAAGTCCCGGAGAAACCGGTGTCTGGCTGGATGTTGGGACGCCTTTTGCCAGAAAGATCTGTGCGATGGGAGTAAGGGCCAGTAGATGGGTTACCATGCATGGTTTCGCTTTGAATGTGAATGCCGATCTTGGTTTTTTTGATAATATAATTCCTTGTGGGATTAAGGGTAAGGCAGTGACTTCACTAAATGTTGAACTCGGTAAAAAAGAGGTAAATGTTGAGGAGGTACAGGAGAAACTTCTAAAACATTTTATGGAGCTTTTTGAAGCTGAAGAAGCTTCTTAG
- the lysS gene encoding lysine--tRNA ligase: MQQLSEQEQIRREKLTALRKAGINPYPADLFPVDHTTNEIKSGFEEGKKVIIAGRLMSRRIQGKASFAELQDSKGKIQVYFNRDEICTGEDKSKYNDVYKKLLDIGDFIGIEGELFKTQVGEMTVMVKDFQLLSKALRPLPLPKTDKDGNTYDGFNDPEHRYRQRYADLAVNPRVKEIFVKRTKLFNAMRNFFNDKGYFEVETPILQSIPGGAAARPFITHHNALDIPLYLRIANELYLKRLIVGGFDGVYEFSKNFRNEGMDRTHNPEFTAMEIYVAYKDYNWMMEFTENLLEHCAVAVNGTTEATFGEHKINFKAPYKRLSMTDAIKEFTGFDITGKSEKELYEAAKGMGIEVDDTMGKGKLIDEIFGEKCEGNFIQPTFITDYPKEMSPLCKEHRDNPELTERFELMVCGKEIANAYSELNDPLDQRERFEEQLKLSEKGDDEAMFIDNDFLRALEYGMPPTSGLGIGMDRLIMFLTNNQSIQEVLFFPQMKPEKKPVDLSEEEKSVFKLLKDDEIHDLNVIKEESGLSNKKWDKAIKSLRKHKMIDVFKEGEDLRIKVS, translated from the coding sequence ATGCAGCAGCTATCTGAACAGGAGCAAATAAGAAGAGAAAAATTAACGGCCTTAAGAAAGGCCGGGATCAATCCTTATCCTGCCGATCTATTTCCGGTAGACCATACTACTAATGAAATAAAATCCGGATTTGAAGAAGGAAAGAAGGTAATCATAGCGGGGAGATTAATGTCTCGTCGTATTCAGGGAAAAGCGTCATTTGCTGAACTTCAGGATTCAAAAGGAAAGATCCAGGTTTATTTTAACCGTGATGAGATTTGTACCGGGGAAGATAAATCCAAATACAACGATGTTTATAAAAAGCTTCTGGATATAGGTGACTTCATTGGAATTGAAGGAGAGCTGTTCAAGACTCAGGTTGGGGAAATGACCGTAATGGTAAAAGATTTCCAGCTGCTGAGCAAGGCACTTAGGCCTTTGCCACTTCCAAAGACCGATAAGGACGGGAATACCTATGACGGATTTAACGATCCCGAGCACAGATACCGCCAGCGTTATGCCGATCTGGCCGTGAATCCAAGGGTTAAGGAGATCTTCGTAAAGCGTACTAAGCTTTTTAACGCCATGCGTAATTTCTTTAACGACAAGGGATATTTTGAAGTTGAAACACCAATTCTTCAATCCATTCCGGGAGGTGCAGCTGCAAGACCATTTATCACCCATCATAACGCGCTGGATATTCCATTATACTTACGTATTGCGAATGAGCTATACCTGAAAAGACTTATAGTAGGTGGTTTTGACGGTGTTTATGAATTCTCAAAGAACTTCAGAAATGAAGGAATGGACAGAACCCATAATCCTGAATTCACGGCCATGGAGATCTATGTGGCCTATAAGGATTATAACTGGATGATGGAATTCACAGAAAATCTTCTTGAACACTGTGCCGTCGCAGTAAATGGAACTACCGAAGCTACTTTTGGCGAGCACAAGATAAACTTTAAGGCGCCCTATAAGCGTCTAAGCATGACCGATGCAATTAAGGAATTTACAGGATTCGACATCACAGGAAAATCTGAAAAGGAACTTTACGAAGCTGCTAAAGGCATGGGCATCGAAGTAGATGATACGATGGGGAAAGGTAAACTTATCGATGAGATCTTCGGAGAGAAATGTGAAGGTAATTTTATACAACCAACCTTTATTACCGATTATCCAAAAGAGATGAGTCCGCTTTGTAAAGAACACAGAGACAATCCTGAGCTTACCGAGCGTTTTGAGCTTATGGTTTGCGGAAAGGAGATCGCTAATGCCTATTCCGAGCTTAACGATCCGCTGGATCAGCGCGAGCGATTTGAAGAGCAGCTTAAGCTTTCTGAAAAAGGAGATGACGAAGCGATGTTCATAGATAACGACTTCCTTAGAGCACTTGAGTACGGAATGCCTCCAACATCCGGGCTTGGAATTGGAATGGACCGATTGATCATGTTCTTAACCAACAATCAGTCTATTCAGGAAGTATTATTCTTCCCGCAGATGAAGCCTGAGAAAAAGCCTGTAGATCTAAGCGAAGAGGAAAAATCAGTTTTCAAATTGCTGAAGGATGATGAGATTCACGACCTGAATGTTATTAAGGAAGAATCTGGCTTAAGCAATAAGAAATGGGATAAGGCTATAAAATCATTGAGAAAACATAAAATGATAGATGTCTTTAAAGAAGGTGAAGATCTTCGTATCAAGGTATCTTAA
- a CDS encoding DUF4382 domain-containing protein yields MARLGLLLGLVLFVSCSEDGDDVNNPDNGSEGNPTAVYITDSPVDQANVEAVFITVSEVKINGKAVEGFNKTTLEISSLTNGRTELLGNLNLKSGTTSDIVLVLSETDASGNAPGNYVRTSGGAKQELAAATEINLKDQVEIVESAQNEVVLDFDLRKSIKQEGDKYSFVSKGQLENSVRAVNTLKTGTVKGNADNASEAGSKTVVAYAYKKGTFSGSESNANGEGVRFSNAVSSSVVSKSGGEFEIHFLEEGDYEMHFASYSDDDQDGKLEFSGMVDASTASSLDLSGFAVEANSTVNLQISFAGFLGL; encoded by the coding sequence TTGGCAAGATTAGGATTATTATTAGGACTTGTTTTGTTTGTTTCATGTTCAGAAGACGGGGATGATGTTAATAATCCCGATAATGGAAGTGAAGGGAACCCTACTGCGGTTTATATAACCGACAGTCCTGTGGATCAGGCTAACGTTGAAGCGGTGTTTATCACAGTTTCTGAAGTGAAAATTAACGGTAAGGCCGTTGAAGGATTTAATAAAACTACACTTGAAATTAGTAGTTTAACAAACGGTCGTACAGAACTTTTAGGGAACTTAAACCTTAAGTCTGGAACAACTTCAGATATCGTTCTTGTATTATCTGAAACAGACGCATCAGGTAATGCGCCTGGTAATTACGTAAGAACAAGTGGAGGAGCTAAGCAGGAACTTGCTGCTGCTACCGAGATCAATCTGAAGGATCAGGTAGAGATCGTTGAGTCTGCTCAAAACGAGGTAGTCCTTGATTTTGATCTACGTAAAAGTATCAAACAGGAAGGGGATAAGTATTCTTTCGTTTCTAAAGGACAACTTGAGAATAGTGTAAGAGCCGTAAATACTCTTAAAACAGGTACTGTAAAAGGTAATGCAGATAATGCTAGCGAAGCAGGATCTAAGACCGTTGTTGCTTATGCTTATAAAAAAGGTACTTTCAGTGGATCTGAAAGTAATGCAAATGGAGAAGGAGTACGTTTCTCAAATGCAGTAAGTAGTTCTGTAGTTAGTAAATCTGGTGGTGAATTTGAGATCCACTTTTTAGAAGAAGGTGATTACGAAATGCACTTTGCTTCATATTCTGACGATGATCAGGATGGAAAACTTGAATTCTCAGGTATGGTAGATGCAAGTACTGCAAGCAGTTTAGATCTTAGTGGATTTGCAGTAGAAGCGAATTCTACAGTTAATCTTCAGATCTCTTTCGCAGGATTTTTAGGATTGTAA
- a CDS encoding RagB/SusD family nutrient uptake outer membrane protein, translated as MKKLKNIYILLFGALIMSSCAEEFIDTEPTTSKDASQIITDIASAESAVNGLYDRFQQDYIAGGYNNFMPGLFSDELRHSGSFPSFAEFGANDISLNNVNNTTFWTDHYETINAANIIIDKLNEIEIDADNAARISAQAKAVRAYLYYNLVKVYGGVPLSLTGNTNASDIDANPIPRSSESEVYAQIMQDLSEAVNDITSSSNFYFFNQNSVRVLKAKVEMEMEMYAAAEATLEPVIGEYTLASSYSDLFTGTANAQETIFAVNYSDFDGSNYAFFFLSAGGRYEVAPRASLLAEFEDGDERTGQIINFDNENAKQIGKFKDPGSGSDDAYIFRYSDALLMYAELLARRDDPQASTYLNMVRERAGLDPVEINSTNVVEVIAHERFVEFYGENTDRLFTLTRLGLADDALSAKPNSTYIAERNNLWPIPQQEIERNPEISNADQNPGY; from the coding sequence ATGAAAAAACTAAAAAATATATATATACTTCTCTTTGGAGCTTTGATTATGAGTTCTTGCGCCGAAGAGTTTATCGATACCGAGCCGACTACATCTAAGGATGCATCGCAAATCATTACAGATATTGCATCTGCAGAGAGTGCTGTAAATGGATTGTATGACAGATTCCAGCAGGACTATATTGCAGGAGGTTACAATAACTTCATGCCCGGTCTTTTCTCTGATGAATTGAGACACTCTGGGTCTTTCCCCTCGTTTGCTGAATTCGGTGCTAATGATATTTCCCTGAACAATGTGAATAACACCACTTTCTGGACAGATCATTACGAGACCATCAATGCTGCGAACATCATCATTGATAAATTAAATGAAATTGAGATCGATGCTGATAATGCAGCAAGAATCTCTGCTCAGGCTAAAGCTGTACGTGCATACCTTTACTATAACCTTGTTAAGGTTTATGGTGGAGTGCCATTATCTTTAACTGGTAATACAAATGCTAGTGATATCGATGCAAATCCAATTCCAAGATCATCTGAATCTGAAGTGTATGCTCAGATTATGCAAGATCTTAGTGAAGCTGTAAACGATATTACTTCTAGTAGTAATTTCTACTTCTTCAACCAGAACTCAGTAAGAGTTCTTAAGGCTAAGGTAGAAATGGAAATGGAAATGTATGCGGCTGCAGAAGCAACTTTAGAGCCTGTAATTGGAGAGTATACACTTGCTTCAAGTTATTCAGATCTATTCACTGGAACAGCTAATGCGCAAGAAACTATTTTCGCTGTAAACTATTCTGACTTTGATGGGAGTAACTATGCATTTTTCTTCCTTTCAGCAGGTGGTCGTTATGAGGTTGCACCTCGTGCTTCATTGTTAGCTGAATTTGAGGATGGTGATGAAAGAACTGGCCAGATCATCAACTTCGATAATGAAAATGCTAAGCAGATTGGTAAATTTAAAGATCCAGGAAGTGGTAGTGATGATGCTTATATCTTTAGATATTCTGATGCGCTATTAATGTATGCTGAGCTTTTGGCAAGAAGAGATGATCCTCAGGCTTCCACTTACCTTAATATGGTAAGAGAGAGAGCTGGTTTAGATCCTGTAGAGATCAATTCTACAAATGTTGTAGAAGTGATCGCACATGAAAGATTCGTAGAATTCTATGGTGAAAATACAGATCGTTTATTCACATTAACAAGACTAGGTCTTGCTGATGATGCTCTTTCTGCAAAGCCAAATAGTACTTACATCGCCGAAAGAAATAATCTTTGGCCAATTCCTCAGCAGGAAATCGAAAGAAACCCTGAGATTTCAAATGCTGATCAGAATCCTGGATACTAA
- a CDS encoding SusC/RagA family TonB-linked outer membrane protein — MKKRLNGFLTLLLALVVQIGFAQTEKTVTGTVIDQDGLPLPGVNVIEKGTSNGVQTNFDGEYSINVGEGKTLVFSYVGFGTQEVAVGASNTINVTLKVDAAALDEVVVVGFGEQTRKSLTTSVAKVDAEEIKSIATPTISGALQGAANGMQVSQNSGAPGTAFSVRVRGASSINGSNEPLYVVDGVPILSGSIGSNGSFGGQDNDVLANINFSDIESIQVLKDASSAAIYGARGANGVVLITTKRGKAGQLNVEVNSYAGFQREINRFDLFTAGEYYEFNDRAFESAFGAPGLFSTGAVNIGQGNVLDREGAASLEELYAMDFGDSYLDAVYRDSPAVIRQTDITISGGSDKARFYSNYTDFNQEGVILGQGFDRRSLSFNANFKASEKLDLEAGISLTQSNNSRVNGDNNIYGVLSTGVLERPGEDLFNEDGTYNTSAFIFSNPLQNAVVDESDARTLRVFSNLGLRYKFTDNLNVYSKASLERLDFRELIFNPATTRRGAGNNGQSYKGVNMINRWNVTNTINYKKDLTSAWDLSALAGFSFEGTNDEEISVFTTQIPAGFVLPSNGAVPNEAENFITENKLFSYFGRVGLSYLDKLFLEGTFRADASSVFGSGNQVGYFPAVSAAYILTDEDWFRNDVATNFKVRASWGQTGNSSGIGNFGSRGLAFVRPYVGNPGVGVGQLAAPDLSWETTTQLNLGADLTLFNRVDFTYDFYIKESDDLLLSRPLRNSSGFTSVAANVGSMENKGHEIAINARIFEGDFNWTAQFQAAYNQNEVTALERDTAGEFVPIDTGFASRIAVGQPLGAFYGLQADGIYREGDEIPEALAARGIGAGDVRYIDLNGDGDINANDRTFIGNPLPKWTGNFRNTFKFLNFDLSANLQFEQDRDIFNNTLAFAGSTGSFLFNKLASQRDYYTAENTDATLPAPRFGARQSYNNQDSDRLIEDASYIRLKEVVLGYTVNPKLFGKEDISLRIFVGGDNLWTETDYSGLDPEVNTFGNTNVARGTDFFTQGLNKVYKLGFNLKF, encoded by the coding sequence ATGAAAAAAAGATTAAATGGATTCCTGACGCTTTTATTAGCGTTGGTGGTGCAAATTGGTTTTGCACAAACTGAAAAAACTGTAACCGGGACGGTTATAGATCAGGACGGTTTACCTCTGCCGGGGGTGAACGTTATCGAGAAAGGAACAAGTAACGGGGTTCAAACCAACTTTGATGGAGAGTATTCTATTAATGTTGGTGAGGGAAAGACCCTGGTTTTTAGTTATGTAGGTTTCGGTACGCAGGAAGTTGCGGTAGGAGCTTCAAATACTATCAACGTTACTTTAAAAGTAGATGCTGCAGCATTAGATGAGGTGGTAGTAGTAGGATTTGGGGAACAAACCCGAAAGTCACTTACCACTTCTGTAGCCAAAGTAGATGCCGAGGAAATTAAGAGTATAGCCACTCCAACAATTTCTGGTGCTTTACAGGGGGCTGCGAATGGTATGCAGGTAAGCCAGAACTCTGGTGCTCCTGGAACTGCTTTCTCTGTAAGAGTTCGTGGTGCTAGTTCTATTAACGGTTCTAACGAGCCATTATATGTTGTAGACGGTGTGCCAATTCTTTCTGGTAGTATTGGATCGAACGGATCATTCGGTGGTCAGGATAACGATGTTCTTGCTAACATTAACTTCTCTGATATCGAATCTATTCAGGTTCTTAAAGATGCATCTTCTGCTGCAATTTATGGAGCGAGAGGTGCTAACGGGGTTGTGCTTATTACAACTAAAAGAGGTAAAGCTGGTCAATTAAATGTTGAGGTGAATTCTTATGCTGGTTTCCAGAGAGAGATCAACAGATTTGATTTATTTACTGCTGGTGAGTACTACGAATTTAATGATAGAGCTTTCGAAAGCGCATTTGGTGCGCCTGGTCTTTTTAGTACAGGTGCTGTTAACATTGGTCAGGGAAATGTACTTGACAGAGAAGGAGCTGCTTCTTTAGAAGAGCTTTATGCAATGGATTTTGGTGATAGTTATTTAGATGCGGTTTACAGAGATTCTCCAGCCGTTATAAGACAAACTGATATCACAATTAGTGGTGGTTCAGATAAAGCAAGATTTTATTCAAATTATACTGACTTTAACCAAGAAGGTGTAATTCTAGGTCAGGGATTTGATAGGAGATCTTTGAGTTTTAATGCAAACTTTAAAGCTTCAGAAAAATTAGATCTTGAAGCTGGAATTAGCTTGACTCAATCTAACAACTCCAGAGTAAATGGAGATAATAACATTTATGGAGTATTATCTACAGGTGTTCTTGAAAGACCAGGTGAGGACTTGTTCAATGAAGATGGAACCTACAATACTTCTGCATTTATTTTCTCAAACCCACTTCAAAACGCGGTGGTAGATGAATCTGACGCAAGAACACTTCGTGTGTTTTCAAACTTAGGACTTAGATATAAGTTTACAGATAACTTAAATGTTTACTCGAAAGCTTCCCTAGAAAGATTAGATTTTAGAGAATTGATCTTTAACCCTGCTACTACTCGTAGAGGTGCAGGTAATAATGGTCAGTCTTATAAAGGAGTGAACATGATCAACAGATGGAATGTAACTAATACCATCAATTATAAAAAAGACCTTACTTCGGCTTGGGATCTTTCTGCTCTTGCAGGTTTCTCTTTTGAAGGAACAAATGATGAGGAAATCTCTGTATTCACAACTCAGATCCCTGCTGGTTTCGTACTTCCAAGTAACGGAGCGGTTCCAAACGAAGCTGAGAACTTTATTACTGAAAATAAATTATTCTCATACTTTGGACGTGTAGGTCTATCTTACTTAGATAAATTATTCCTTGAAGGAACTTTTAGAGCAGATGCTTCTTCAGTGTTTGGTTCAGGTAACCAGGTTGGATATTTCCCAGCGGTATCTGCAGCTTATATCCTAACAGATGAGGATTGGTTCAGAAACGATGTTGCTACTAACTTTAAGGTTCGTGCATCTTGGGGGCAAACAGGTAACTCTTCTGGAATCGGAAACTTTGGTTCAAGAGGATTAGCTTTTGTTAGACCTTACGTTGGTAATCCTGGTGTTGGTGTTGGTCAATTGGCTGCTCCAGATCTTTCTTGGGAAACTACTACTCAGTTGAACTTAGGTGCAGACCTTACGCTATTCAACCGTGTAGACTTTACTTATGATTTCTATATTAAAGAATCTGATGATCTTTTATTAAGTCGTCCGCTTAGAAACTCTTCAGGATTTACTTCAGTAGCTGCTAACGTTGGTAGTATGGAGAACAAAGGTCATGAAATTGCTATTAATGCAAGAATTTTTGAAGGTGATTTCAACTGGACTGCTCAATTCCAGGCAGCTTATAACCAAAACGAGGTTACAGCATTGGAGAGAGATACTGCTGGTGAATTCGTGCCAATCGATACAGGTTTTGCTAGCCGTATTGCTGTAGGTCAACCACTAGGTGCATTCTACGGTCTTCAGGCAGATGGGATCTATCGTGAAGGTGATGAAATTCCTGAAGCATTAGCTGCTCGAGGAATTGGTGCTGGAGATGTTAGGTATATCGACTTAAATGGAGATGGTGATATCAATGCAAACGATAGAACTTTTATTGGTAATCCATTACCAAAATGGACTGGAAACTTTAGAAACACATTTAAGTTCTTAAACTTTGATCTTTCTGCAAACCTTCAGTTTGAGCAGGACAGAGATATTTTTAATAACACACTTGCTTTTGCAGGTTCTACAGGTTCATTCCTTTTCAATAAGTTAGCTTCTCAGAGAGATTATTATACTGCAGAGAATACGGATGCTACTCTTCCTGCTCCAAGATTTGGTGCAAGACAGTCATATAACAACCAAGATTCAGACAGACTTATCGAAGATGCTTCTTATATTAGACTTAAAGAAGTTGTATTAGGTTATACTGTAAACCCAAAGTTATTTGGAAAAGAGGATATTTCTTTAAGAATATTCGTTGGAGGTGATAACCTTTGGACAGAAACTGACTATTCAGGTTTAGATCCTGAAGTGAATACTTTTGGTAACACGAATGTTGCAAGAGGTACAGATTTCTTTACTCAGGGATTGAATAAGGTTTATAAGTTAGGATTTAACCTTAAGTTTTAA